The following are encoded together in the Kingella negevensis genome:
- a CDS encoding type II toxin-antitoxin system RelE/ParE family toxin, translated as MYTIVFYRDAKGREPVKEYVQQLATQQDKSSRIKLNKIRDYMEVLKQHGTRAGQPYVKHIQGEIWELRPLRDRILFAAWIDGQFVLLHQFMKTTQKTPKREIERAQAYLDDLKARSEES; from the coding sequence ATGTACACGATTGTTTTCTACCGTGATGCCAAAGGTCGTGAACCTGTGAAAGAGTATGTGCAGCAATTAGCCACGCAGCAGGATAAGTCTAGTCGCATTAAGCTGAATAAAATCCGTGATTATATGGAAGTTTTGAAGCAACATGGTACGCGTGCTGGTCAGCCTTATGTGAAACATATTCAGGGTGAAATTTGGGAATTGCGCCCTTTGCGCGACCGTATTTTGTTTGCGGCGTGGATTGATGGACAGTTTGTTTTGCTGCATCAATTCATGAAAACCACACAAAAAACGCCTAAACGTGAAATTGAACGCGCTCAAGCGTATTTAGATGATTTGAAAGCTAGGAGTGAAGAATCATGA
- a CDS encoding helix-turn-helix domain-containing protein, whose protein sequence is MKHNPIGSNWDDFARETFTADEIAASDLRVAVMNEIIKARQEQGISQKRLEELSGVKQPVIARMESGQTNPQLETLLKILAPLGKTIAVVDKHQAA, encoded by the coding sequence ATGAAACACAATCCAATCGGTTCAAACTGGGACGATTTTGCCCGCGAAACTTTTACTGCTGACGAAATAGCAGCAAGTGATTTGCGCGTTGCTGTGATGAATGAAATCATCAAGGCACGACAAGAACAGGGGATTTCTCAAAAACGCTTGGAAGAATTGAGCGGTGTGAAGCAACCCGTGATTGCGCGTATGGAATCGGGACAAACTAATCCGCAGTTGGAAACGCTGCTGAAAATTCTTGCGCCGTTGGGTAAAACGATTGCAGTGGTGGATAAGCATCAGGCTGCCTGA
- a CDS encoding P63C domain-containing protein, with amino-acid sequence MKQEKDKLLALYKGTLPIGDVQLECAVLDNGVRVLTAKSIFDAFGRSRKGMNDRLEIDGTKLPPFLAAKNLEPFITQDIIQRTKLLEYSDGNAKKSGYDSALLPLMCNMYLSARRAGALKESQAKLADQAEILLTAFAQVGLAALIDEATGFQRDRKHDALRLLLSKYIAEGLQAWVRTFPDSFFAELDRLYQNKPTQSQNRPQYYGGFINRYIYEPIEHGYVKKELDKLNITEEGKRRARFHQWLSDNGRNILLHQIGRVQGLMETCSDIEHFKRRTEHQKQISIAPYLFDEMNQID; translated from the coding sequence GTGAAACAAGAAAAAGATAAATTACTGGCACTATACAAAGGCACATTACCGATTGGCGATGTGCAGTTGGAATGTGCTGTTTTAGACAATGGTGTTCGTGTCTTAACTGCTAAATCTATTTTTGATGCGTTCGGACGTTCCCGAAAAGGCATGAATGATAGACTGGAAATTGACGGGACCAAACTCCCCCCTTTTTTAGCTGCAAAGAACCTAGAACCTTTTATAACACAAGACATTATCCAGCGGACCAAACTACTGGAATATTCAGATGGTAACGCGAAAAAATCAGGTTATGATTCTGCTTTATTGCCATTAATGTGTAATATGTATTTATCAGCAAGACGAGCAGGTGCGCTGAAAGAATCTCAAGCTAAACTAGCCGACCAAGCGGAAATTTTATTAACTGCATTTGCTCAAGTAGGTTTAGCCGCGTTAATTGACGAAGCAACAGGATTTCAACGCGACCGCAAACATGATGCTTTGCGTTTGTTATTGTCAAAATACATCGCAGAAGGCTTGCAAGCATGGGTGCGAACATTCCCAGATTCCTTTTTTGCAGAATTGGATAGGTTGTACCAAAATAAACCTACTCAATCACAAAATCGCCCACAATATTATGGTGGATTTATCAATCGTTACATATATGAACCGATTGAACATGGTTATGTGAAAAAAGAATTAGATAAATTAAATATCACAGAAGAAGGGAAACGAAGAGCGAGATTTCATCAATGGTTAAGTGATAATGGACGGAATATCCTATTACATCAAATTGGACGTGTACAAGGCTTAATGGAAACTTGTTCTGATATTGAACATTTTAAACGCAGAACAGAACATCAAAAGCAAATTTCCATTGCACCGTATTTGTTTGATGAAATGAATCAAATAGATTGA
- a CDS encoding LexA family protein, protein MNTLQERLIYAREQKKMSQTALGKAIGKSQSAIAALETGRNKSTTHIAKIANVLDVSAIWLETGVGEMQVTQKQPSLPNVSEMPTPLYSVPVISWVQAGSWQPVELFDDDDLEYIVCRTKLGKDGYALRVSSDSMQPEFTEGDIIVVDPHGEPRAGSFVIALHDNETTFKQLVFDGSRPMLRPLNSNYPYLQIKENDRILGVVKEKVKLY, encoded by the coding sequence ATGAATACATTGCAAGAGCGTTTGATATACGCAAGAGAACAAAAAAAGATGAGCCAAACTGCACTTGGTAAGGCGATTGGCAAATCGCAATCTGCCATTGCAGCATTGGAAACAGGTAGAAATAAAAGCACAACGCACATTGCCAAAATTGCGAATGTGCTAGATGTGTCTGCAATATGGCTTGAAACAGGTGTAGGCGAAATGCAAGTTACTCAAAAGCAGCCCTCACTCCCCAATGTGTCCGAAATGCCCACGCCTTTATATAGCGTTCCCGTCATTTCATGGGTGCAGGCTGGTTCTTGGCAACCAGTAGAGCTGTTTGACGATGACGACCTAGAATACATTGTTTGCCGCACCAAGCTAGGCAAAGACGGCTACGCCCTGCGCGTTAGCAGCGACAGCATGCAGCCCGAATTTACCGAAGGCGATATTATCGTGGTCGACCCACACGGCGAACCACGCGCAGGCAGCTTTGTCATTGCCCTGCACGATAACGAAACCACGTTCAAGCAACTGGTGTTTGACGGCAGTCGCCCCATGTTGCGCCCACTCAACAGCAACTACCCCTATCTGCAAATCAAAGAAAACGACCGCATTTTGGGCGTTGTCAAAGAAAAGGTTAAATTGTATTGA
- a CDS encoding helix-turn-helix domain-containing protein: MTPDVLLKELNQRGMGAEQIAARIGCSLTYVVKLRNGERKTPSYQVMDKIRELHKEVIHD, encoded by the coding sequence ATGACCCCTGATGTTTTGTTAAAAGAACTAAATCAACGAGGCATGGGTGCAGAACAAATCGCAGCACGAATTGGTTGCTCCCTTACCTATGTTGTGAAGTTGAGAAATGGCGAACGGAAAACGCCGTCTTATCAAGTCATGGACAAAATTCGTGAACTGCATAAAGAAGTTATCCATGACTAA
- a CDS encoding CII family transcriptional regulator, producing MTKLSPKQAATARNNERLVLRHLAALSQKGLSDAMGWSESKVSRMKDGDLDELCAALAALDLKIVPIDACVVTPHERKFMAEQMILHYQRVLDDE from the coding sequence ATGACTAAATTATCCCCCAAACAAGCCGCAACTGCTCGCAATAACGAAAGACTGGTCTTGCGCCATCTTGCTGCCTTGTCGCAAAAAGGTTTAAGCGATGCCATGGGTTGGAGTGAAAGCAAAGTGAGCCGCATGAAAGACGGCGATTTAGACGAATTGTGTGCAGCATTGGCTGCGCTGGATTTGAAGATTGTGCCGATTGATGCGTGTGTGGTTACGCCGCACGAACGCAAATTTATGGCGGAGCAAATGATTCTGCATTATCAGCGTGTGCTAGATGATGAGTGA
- a CDS encoding phage antirepressor KilAC domain-containing protein, which produces MNNLPEIIKQNFSGSLKNGVNARELHAFLESRQDFSTWIKNRIVDYGFIVNQDFISLHKIVERETGATRRIEYFLSLDMAKELSMVERNAKGKQARQYFIECEKQLSGSLKPTLPQNYKEALLDLVAQVEANEKLQQQITANAPKVAFADAVGDSDDVILIRDLAKLLKQNGVEIGERRLFVWLRENGYLTLDNKATQRSMNLGVFRMTESMIATPQGNQLRLTTKVTGKGQQYFLKRFKTEKAA; this is translated from the coding sequence ATGAACAATCTACCCGAAATAATCAAGCAAAACTTTTCAGGCAGCCTGAAAAATGGTGTCAATGCGCGTGAACTTCATGCGTTTTTAGAAAGCCGTCAGGATTTTTCCACATGGATTAAAAACCGTATTGTGGATTATGGATTTATTGTAAATCAAGATTTTATCTCACTCCATAAAATTGTGGAGCGAGAAACAGGCGCAACACGCCGCATTGAATACTTCCTTTCACTAGACATGGCAAAAGAGCTCTCCATGGTGGAACGCAACGCAAAAGGCAAACAAGCGCGGCAATATTTCATTGAATGCGAAAAACAACTTTCAGGCAGCCTGAAACCCACCTTGCCACAAAACTACAAAGAAGCCTTGCTGGACTTGGTGGCGCAAGTAGAAGCTAACGAAAAGCTGCAACAACAAATCACTGCCAACGCGCCAAAAGTAGCGTTTGCCGATGCAGTAGGCGATAGCGATGATGTGATTTTAATCCGCGATTTAGCCAAATTGCTGAAACAAAACGGCGTGGAGATAGGCGAGCGTAGATTGTTTGTTTGGTTGCGCGAAAACGGCTATTTAACGCTGGATAACAAAGCCACACAACGCAGCATGAATTTAGGCGTATTCCGCATGACAGAAAGCATGATTGCCACGCCACAAGGTAACCAACTACGCCTGACGACCAAAGTAACAGGCAAAGGGCAACAATATTTTTTAAAACGGTTTAAAACAGAAAAGGCAGCCTGA
- a CDS encoding helix-turn-helix domain-containing protein — protein MSMMLMVKAMSLEVGNPTRKLVLMKLADQANDKGECYPSYSTIAKAAECSKRSAMTHVEQLEKDGFLIIQRRKVKDNQNLSNVYILTLDKAQQPSENSALGGSENISLGSENSALGSENSALGSENSALGSETVALGGSENISPKPVNNNQSMNQSMNQEGVTRKTRTTKSLHADDLNALLNLGVDKQIAQDWLQTRKDKRAGSLTPTVVAGLQREAAKAGLTVPQAVQVAAERNWARFVASYLHNEQQGFSCSLKPQGNRITRTHKHGEEAKSGLARDVLKGIL, from the coding sequence ATGAGCATGATGTTAATGGTAAAAGCGATGTCGCTTGAAGTGGGCAACCCAACACGAAAATTGGTGTTGATGAAACTGGCAGACCAAGCAAACGATAAAGGCGAGTGCTACCCAAGTTACAGCACGATTGCAAAGGCTGCTGAATGCTCCAAACGCAGCGCAATGACACACGTTGAGCAACTAGAAAAAGATGGTTTTTTGATTATCCAACGCCGAAAAGTTAAAGACAATCAAAATTTGAGCAATGTGTACATTTTGACTTTGGATAAAGCGCAACAACCTAGTGAAAATTCTGCACTAGGGGGTAGTGAAAATATTTCACTAGGTAGTGAAAATTCTGCACTAGGTAGTGAAAATTCTGCACTAGGTAGTGAAAATTCTGCACTAGGTAGTGAAACCGTTGCACTAGGGGGTAGTGAAAATATTTCACCCAAACCAGTCAATAATAACCAGTCAATGAACCAGTCAATGAACCAAGAGGGTGTTACGCGCAAAACGCGTACCACAAAATCCCTCCATGCAGATGACTTGAACGCATTGCTGAATTTGGGCGTGGATAAACAAATCGCCCAAGACTGGTTGCAGACACGCAAAGACAAACGTGCTGGCAGCTTAACGCCGACCGTTGTCGCAGGTTTGCAGCGTGAAGCTGCTAAAGCTGGATTAACCGTACCGCAAGCGGTGCAAGTGGCAGCCGAGCGTAACTGGGCGCGGTTTGTGGCAAGTTATCTGCACAACGAACAACAAGGGTTTTCATGCAGCCTGAAACCGCAAGGCAACCGTATCACACGAACACACAAACACGGCGAAGAAGCTAAAAGCGGTTTAGCGCGTGATGTTTTGAAAGGGATTTTGTGA
- a CDS encoding ATP-binding protein codes for MRSTGEVLGDISLFKPISQVQKTCNIHGIEYLEIVYPRYKTICPECRKDKEREREMAEKAAAETTQKQAHMARIDERMGYSRIPPRYQHKTVKAYQVDASNTQQIRNVEAVKDYAHEFTRGTHSGRNLAMLGNAGTGKTHLACAIGNHVIRNCGGQARFSSVAEINRLVREAKSYSGTVSESEVIEAFAAYDLLIIDEVGVQSGTEAESRALFDVFNERYQNLKPTILISNLDAADFVAAVGNRIADRIKEDGGEFLFFNWESAR; via the coding sequence ATGAGAAGCACAGGTGAAGTATTGGGCGACATAAGTTTATTCAAACCCATTTCGCAAGTGCAGAAAACTTGCAACATTCACGGTATTGAATATCTTGAAATCGTTTATCCACGCTACAAAACCATTTGTCCTGAATGTCGCAAGGACAAAGAGCGTGAGCGCGAAATGGCAGAAAAAGCCGCTGCTGAAACGACGCAAAAACAAGCGCATATGGCGAGAATTGATGAGCGCATGGGTTATTCACGCATTCCGCCGCGTTATCAGCACAAAACAGTCAAAGCCTACCAAGTGGATGCGTCAAATACGCAGCAAATCCGCAATGTAGAAGCAGTAAAAGACTATGCCCACGAATTCACACGAGGCACGCATTCTGGGCGAAATTTAGCGATGTTGGGCAATGCGGGTACAGGTAAAACCCATTTAGCTTGTGCGATTGGTAACCACGTTATCCGAAACTGCGGCGGACAAGCACGATTTAGCAGCGTAGCCGAAATCAATCGCTTGGTGCGCGAGGCGAAGAGTTACAGCGGCACGGTTAGCGAAAGCGAAGTGATTGAAGCATTTGCTGCGTATGACCTGCTGATTATTGACGAAGTGGGGGTACAGAGTGGCACAGAAGCCGAAAGCCGTGCCTTGTTTGATGTGTTTAACGAGCGTTATCAAAACCTGAAACCTACGATTTTGATTTCCAACTTGGACGCTGCAGATTTTGTAGCAGCTGTTGGCAACCGCATTGCGGACCGCATCAAAGAAGATGGCGGAGAATTTCTATTTTTTAACTGGGAAAGTGCGCGATGA
- a CDS encoding RusA family crossover junction endodeoxyribonuclease — MILLPYPISTNRYWRTFRGMTVVSKEAKAYKEQVAQIAQLSGCIKHNGDVSIDITLYPKRNKDGSPNAKVMDLDNCLKVVLDALQGVAYDNDKQIKRINARYGQEPKDGGAVFVVIEAFQAV; from the coding sequence ATGATACTTCTTCCTTACCCTATTTCCACTAACCGCTATTGGCGTACTTTTCGCGGCATGACCGTTGTCAGCAAAGAAGCCAAAGCCTACAAGGAGCAAGTGGCACAAATCGCACAGCTTTCAGGCTGCATCAAGCACAACGGCGACGTTAGCATAGACATCACGCTTTACCCTAAACGCAATAAAGACGGCAGCCCTAATGCGAAAGTGATGGATTTAGACAATTGCCTGAAAGTGGTTTTGGACGCGTTGCAAGGCGTAGCGTATGACAACGACAAACAGATTAAGCGCATCAACGCGCGATATGGACAAGAGCCAAAAGATGGCGGCGCGGTGTTCGTGGTGATAGAAGCGTTTCAGGCAGTCTGA
- a CDS encoding RNA-guided endonuclease InsQ/TnpB family protein — translation MLIAHKIALKPNNRQRTYFAKACGVARLAYNWALDNWQQQYQAHKENPDNPKPTEMSLRRQLNAIKREKFPFMLEVTKCAPQQAIKDLGKAFKNFWAGRAKYPQFRKKGHHDSFYLSNDQFKIIDNKIKIPNLGWVRMTENVRFSGKIMSATISRIADKWFVSITIETEIQPKQAENQSAIGVDLGVSTLATLSNGEIITGEKSHKALLNRLKRLSRSLSRKIKGSKNREKAKHKLARLHAKIKNIRQDCLHKLTTQLAKNHQVIAIEDLNVKGMMKNRHLARSVADMGFFEFKRQLQYKVAQFGGTLVVADRWFASSKLCSCCGYKMEKMPLSVRSWQCPRCQTQHDRDVNAAKNLRDYAFKQL, via the coding sequence ATGCTGATTGCCCACAAAATTGCCCTAAAACCCAACAACAGGCAGCGTACTTATTTCGCTAAAGCCTGCGGTGTGGCGCGTTTAGCGTATAACTGGGCATTGGATAACTGGCAGCAACAATATCAAGCACATAAAGAAAATCCCGATAATCCCAAACCAACTGAAATGTCGTTGCGCCGTCAGCTAAACGCGATTAAGCGCGAGAAATTTCCGTTTATGCTAGAAGTAACCAAATGTGCACCACAACAAGCCATTAAGGATTTAGGCAAAGCATTCAAAAACTTTTGGGCTGGTCGGGCAAAATATCCACAATTTCGCAAAAAAGGTCATCACGACAGTTTTTATCTTTCCAACGACCAATTTAAAATCATTGATAATAAAATCAAAATTCCTAATTTGGGCTGGGTTCGCATGACTGAAAACGTACGTTTCTCGGGCAAAATCATGTCTGCGACAATTTCACGCATTGCCGATAAATGGTTTGTGAGCATTACCATAGAAACTGAAATTCAACCGAAACAAGCTGAAAACCAAAGCGCAATCGGTGTGGATTTGGGCGTTTCTACGTTGGCAACTTTATCCAATGGCGAAATCATCACAGGCGAAAAATCACATAAAGCCCTGTTAAACCGATTAAAACGCTTAAGCCGTAGCTTGAGCCGAAAAATCAAAGGCAGCAAAAACCGCGAAAAAGCCAAACACAAATTGGCTAGACTTCACGCTAAAATCAAAAATATTCGCCAAGATTGCCTACATAAATTGACGACTCAATTAGCGAAAAATCATCAAGTTATTGCCATTGAAGATTTGAATGTGAAAGGCATGATGAAAAATCGTCATTTGGCGCGAAGCGTGGCGGATATGGGCTTTTTTGAATTTAAACGGCAGTTGCAATACAAAGTAGCGCAATTTGGCGGCACTTTGGTTGTGGCAGACCGTTGGTTTGCGAGCAGTAAATTGTGTTCATGTTGCGGTTACAAAATGGAAAAAATGCCTTTATCGGTAAGAAGTTGGCAATGTCCTCGATGCCAAACGCAGCATGACCGCGATGTTAATGCTGCAAAAAATTTGCGTGATTACGCGTTTAAACAGTTGTAA
- a CDS encoding IS607 family transposase — MSRLLTISQAAEMLGVSIITLRRWEQSGKIQPTYTSGGHRRYLLSQLHPDFQAALPDNRKTIAYARVSSHDQKDDLERQKQVLELYCASKGWQYEIIADLGSGMNYHKKGLKRLLNQIIDGNIGRLVLTHKDRLLRFGAELVFSICEIKQVEIVIINQGEDTSFEEDLAKDVLEIITVFSVRLYGSRSRKNQKLLENVKKAVEQTEQENH, encoded by the coding sequence ATGAGTAGATTATTAACCATTAGCCAAGCAGCAGAAATGCTTGGCGTATCCATTATTACCCTACGCCGTTGGGAACAATCAGGTAAAATTCAACCAACCTACACATCAGGCGGACATCGCCGATACTTGCTTTCCCAACTGCACCCCGACTTTCAGGCAGCATTGCCTGATAATCGCAAAACGATTGCCTACGCTCGCGTTTCCAGTCATGACCAAAAAGATGATTTAGAACGACAAAAACAAGTTTTAGAGCTTTATTGTGCTAGCAAAGGTTGGCAATATGAAATTATTGCCGATTTAGGTTCAGGCATGAACTACCACAAAAAAGGATTAAAACGTCTTTTAAACCAAATTATTGACGGAAACATCGGACGTTTGGTTTTGACCCACAAAGACCGATTACTGCGTTTTGGTGCAGAATTGGTTTTTTCCATTTGCGAAATCAAGCAAGTTGAAATCGTCATCATCAATCAGGGCGAGGACACTTCTTTTGAAGAAGATTTAGCCAAAGATGTGCTTGAAATTATTACCGTATTTTCTGTTAGATTGTACGGCTCACGTTCTCGCAAAAATCAAAAATTGTTAGAGAATGTCAAAAAAGCCGTTGAACAAACCGAACAAGAAAACCATTAA
- a CDS encoding nuclease domain-containing protein: MGIKPPDFMGAYACSACHDAVDGRVKTDLSEDELRLAHAEGVFRTQVILNKIGLLNAA, encoded by the coding sequence ATGGGCATTAAGCCGCCCGACTTTATGGGCGCGTATGCGTGTAGCGCGTGCCACGATGCCGTAGATGGGCGTGTGAAAACCGATTTAAGCGAAGATGAATTGAGATTAGCACACGCAGAAGGCGTATTCAGAACGCAGGTTATTTTAAACAAAATAGGATTGCTAAACGCAGCCTGA
- the terL gene encoding phage terminase large subunit, which translates to MELNNREKLALLKEYKLRQARADFLTFRKIVNPNNKWGWWQEEIALVLQQFYNDLMAGKRPKLVIQAPPQHGKSVQIVDFIAWVAGKNPDLRTIYTSFSERLGVRANLKLQRLYDSNLYREIFPQTLINQSNSATISGQSLRNREILEYVGRDGYFRNTTVGGSITGESLDLGVIDDPIKGRKEANSLTVRDGVWDWFTDDFLTRFSENAGLLAILTRWHIDDPIGRLIERVDGVQVKSYPAIAEQDEPHRKRGEALFPEHKSLAFLLERKQAMPLANWAALYQQRPTLQEGGLFKPDRLHIIHALPADKICWIRAWDLASTADDGDYTAGALLGALSDGRFVIKHIARGQYDTDVRDDVLRNTAAKDGRQVKISIPQDPGAAGKAQILYLTKQLAGFSVQSSLETGDKVTRAEPFASQVNVGNVLLLDDGTWDSHALVAEMRHFPNGTHDDQIDALSRAFNELMSKRNRQHAHFSM; encoded by the coding sequence ATGGAATTAAACAACCGTGAAAAACTCGCCCTGCTAAAAGAATACAAACTGCGTCAAGCAAGAGCAGATTTTTTAACCTTTCGCAAAATAGTCAATCCCAACAACAAATGGGGCTGGTGGCAAGAGGAAATCGCACTAGTATTGCAACAATTTTACAATGACTTGATGGCTGGCAAACGCCCGAAATTGGTTATTCAAGCACCTCCGCAACATGGCAAATCAGTTCAAATTGTGGACTTTATCGCATGGGTTGCAGGCAAAAACCCCGATTTGCGTACCATTTACACATCATTTTCGGAGCGTTTGGGCGTTCGAGCCAATTTAAAGCTACAACGGCTGTATGACAGCAATCTATACCGCGAAATTTTCCCACAAACCTTAATCAATCAATCCAATTCAGCAACCATTTCAGGGCAATCGCTACGAAACCGCGAGATTTTGGAATACGTTGGACGCGACGGCTATTTTCGCAACACTACCGTTGGTGGCTCAATTACAGGCGAGAGCCTAGATTTAGGTGTGATTGACGACCCAATCAAAGGACGAAAAGAAGCCAACAGCCTAACCGTAAGGGACGGCGTTTGGGATTGGTTCACGGATGATTTTTTAACCCGTTTTTCAGAAAACGCAGGGTTACTAGCCATTTTGACTCGTTGGCATATCGATGACCCAATAGGGCGATTGATTGAGCGTGTAGATGGCGTACAAGTGAAAAGCTATCCAGCCATAGCAGAACAAGACGAACCACACCGAAAACGCGGCGAAGCCCTGTTTCCAGAGCATAAAAGCCTAGCATTTCTGTTAGAGCGAAAGCAAGCCATGCCGCTAGCCAACTGGGCGGCACTGTATCAACAACGCCCCACACTGCAAGAAGGTGGTTTATTTAAACCCGACCGCCTGCACATTATCCACGCATTGCCAGCCGACAAAATCTGCTGGATACGTGCATGGGACTTGGCAAGCACAGCAGACGATGGCGACTACACCGCAGGCGCATTACTGGGCGCATTGTCAGATGGGCGATTCGTGATTAAACACATCGCGCGAGGTCAATACGATACCGATGTGCGCGATGACGTGTTACGCAACACCGCAGCCAAAGACGGACGGCAAGTCAAAATCAGCATACCGCAAGACCCAGGCGCAGCAGGCAAAGCACAGATTTTGTATTTAACCAAACAACTGGCAGGGTTTAGCGTGCAATCCAGTTTAGAAACAGGGGACAAAGTTACGCGAGCCGAACCGTTTGCATCACAAGTTAACGTGGGTAATGTGTTGCTGCTGGACGATGGCACATGGGATAGCCACGCGCTAGTTGCCGAAATGCGCCACTTTCCCAATGGTACGCACGACGACCAAATTGACGCATTAAGTCGCGCATTCAACGAATTGATGAGTAAACGCAACCGCCAACACGCCCATTTTTCAATGTGA
- a CDS encoding DUF4055 domain-containing protein yields MPLTKTHAVTQMHNRNKMIAALIGGESAMRAAGQTYLPQNARESDGDYKRRLQTSVLFPALSETLSQMVGRVFFKPIQTEQVASSLQPLLSNVDLQNNNLDIFAINWFYDALAFGASYVLVDFPTTSGTLADNRNTRPYLLHIRNADVLGFKHETRNGKPICTQFRYQQKLTVDDGEFGEKQITQITVWDLGRIRRYRYNDSQVLTLHDDFEIRTATGKPLDFVPVVDLVFEPTSFFVGNPPLQKLAFLNVKHWQMQSDYHNIVRFTSIPLLAYSGDERFGEAGDATVAVNNLFDLGKQGSLQYIEHSGAAISSTVVALEQLKEDMAIAGAKLLTRTKLALTDSQARDEQGKEISKLRMFANRTTDAIGRVLDFMATWLNLPNHDGGVVQISGNIDADFDPSASFADVLKMQAAGVVSHQTVFEEAQARSIVSPQRNWQDEQNRLELQGGLDLDFRQPKNE; encoded by the coding sequence ATGCCTTTAACCAAAACCCACGCGGTTACACAAATGCACAACCGCAACAAAATGATTGCTGCTCTAATTGGTGGCGAATCAGCCATGCGAGCAGCAGGGCAAACCTATTTGCCACAAAACGCGCGTGAAAGCGATGGCGACTACAAACGCCGTTTGCAAACATCGGTGCTATTTCCCGCCTTGTCCGAAACCCTATCGCAAATGGTAGGACGTGTGTTTTTCAAACCCATTCAAACCGAGCAAGTAGCAAGCAGCCTGCAACCTTTGTTGAGCAATGTGGACTTGCAAAATAACAATTTGGATATTTTTGCGATTAACTGGTTTTATGATGCCTTGGCATTTGGGGCGAGCTATGTGTTGGTGGATTTTCCCACAACCAGCGGCACATTAGCCGACAACCGCAACACGCGGCCTTATTTGCTGCATATTCGCAATGCGGACGTGCTAGGCTTTAAGCATGAAACGCGCAACGGTAAGCCGATTTGCACCCAGTTTCGCTATCAACAAAAACTAACCGTTGATGACGGCGAATTTGGCGAAAAGCAAATCACACAAATTACCGTGTGGGATTTAGGGCGCATCAGACGTTATCGCTACAACGACAGCCAAGTTCTAACGCTACACGATGATTTTGAAATACGCACAGCAACTGGCAAGCCATTGGACTTTGTGCCTGTGGTCGATTTAGTGTTTGAGCCAACCAGCTTTTTTGTGGGCAATCCACCGTTGCAGAAATTAGCGTTTTTGAATGTAAAGCATTGGCAAATGCAATCGGACTATCACAATATTGTGCGCTTCACTTCCATTCCACTGCTTGCCTATTCGGGCGATGAGCGTTTTGGCGAAGCAGGCGATGCAACAGTAGCGGTAAATAATTTATTCGATTTAGGCAAACAAGGCAGCCTGCAATATATAGAACATTCAGGCGCAGCGATTAGCAGCACAGTGGTTGCGTTAGAGCAGTTAAAAGAAGACATGGCAATCGCAGGGGCAAAACTGCTCACCCGCACCAAATTAGCCTTAACCGACAGCCAAGCACGAGACGAGCAAGGCAAAGAAATTTCTAAATTACGCATGTTTGCCAATCGCACAACCGATGCCATAGGTCGCGTATTAGACTTTATGGCAACGTGGTTGAACTTGCCCAATCACGACGGCGGTGTGGTGCAAATTTCAGGCAATATTGATGCAGATTTTGACCCCAGCGCAAGCTTTGCTGATGTGTTAAAAATGCAGGCTGCTGGGGTTGTGAGTCATCAAACCGTATTTGAAGAAGCGCAAGCGCGAAGCATTGTATCGCCACAACGCAATTGGCAAGATGAACAAAACCGCCTTGAATTGCAAGGTGGTTTGGATTTAGATTTCAGGCAACCGAAAAATGAATGA